A genome region from Gigantopelta aegis isolate Gae_Host chromosome 3, Gae_host_genome, whole genome shotgun sequence includes the following:
- the LOC121368281 gene encoding glyoxalase domain-containing protein 4-like isoform X1 — translation MFLTSTSVSHGYTLCITSPSDEAVKMTSRRALHFVFKVGNRTKTAQFYQKILGMKFLRHEEFEEGCKASCNGPYDGRWSKSMVGFGPEENHFVVELTYNYGIGSYKLGNDFLGITILGKAILDRAKAQNYPVTEENGKTVLQSPDGYKFHIENKDPDKDADPVVKVALASSNLEKSIDYWTRLLGMKVYSKTDKTALLGYADDQCKLELHDIGGPVDHGTAFGRIAFSCPRSQLAGIEASVKAEKQKIIMPLVSLDTPGKATVEVVILADPDGHEICFVGDEAFRELSKVDPKAEQLLSEAVDKDQSDEWFAKKGLQKGSA, via the exons TTAAAATGACTTCTCGGCGTGCTCTCCACTTCGTCTTCAAAGTTGGCAACAGAACTAAAACGGCTCAATTTTATCAGAAAATTCTTGGAATGAAG TTTCTGAGGCATGAAGAGTTTGAAGAAGGGTGTAAAGCATCTTGTAATGG ACCATATGATGGCAGGTGGAGCAAATCGATGGTTGGTTTTGGACCTGAAGAAAACCATTTTGTGGTGGAGCTGACCTATAACTATGGAATTGGTTCTTACAAACTGGGAAATGATTTCTTG ggTATCACCATTCTAGGTAAAGCAATACTGGACCGAGCTAAAGCTCAGAATTACCCAGTAACTGAAGAGAATGGAAAGACCGTGCTGCAGTCACCAGATGGCTACAAATTCCACATTGAGAATAAAGATCCAGACAAGGATGCAG ATCCAGTTGTAAAAGTAGCATTGGCATCATCAAATCTGGAAAAGTCAATTG ATTACTGGACTCGGTTATTGGGGATGAAGGTGTACTCGAAAACAGACAAAACTGCTTTGTTGGGATATGCCGATGATcag TGCAAGTTAGAATTGCATGATATTGGAGGGCCTGTTGATCATGGAACTGCCTTTGGAAGAATTGCCTTCTCGTGTCCACGCAGTCAG CTGGCTGGTATAGAGGCCTCCGTGAAAGCAGAGAAGCAGAAAATAATAATGCCTTTAGTCAGTCTAGACACTCCAGGCAAAGCGACCGTTGAAGTGGTCATTCTTGCTGACCCC GATGGTCATGAAATCTGTTTTGTTGGAGATGAAGCATTTCGTGAGTTGTCTAAAGTTGATCCTAAAGCAGAACAGCTTCTCAGCGAG GCTGTTGACAAAGATCAAAGTGATGAATGGTTTGCTAAGAAGGGACTACAGAAAGGATCGGCCTGA
- the LOC121368281 gene encoding glyoxalase domain-containing protein 4-like isoform X2, with amino-acid sequence MTSRRALHFVFKVGNRTKTAQFYQKILGMKFLRHEEFEEGCKASCNGPYDGRWSKSMVGFGPEENHFVVELTYNYGIGSYKLGNDFLGITILGKAILDRAKAQNYPVTEENGKTVLQSPDGYKFHIENKDPDKDADPVVKVALASSNLEKSIDYWTRLLGMKVYSKTDKTALLGYADDQCKLELHDIGGPVDHGTAFGRIAFSCPRSQLAGIEASVKAEKQKIIMPLVSLDTPGKATVEVVILADPDGHEICFVGDEAFRELSKVDPKAEQLLSEAVDKDQSDEWFAKKGLQKGSA; translated from the exons ATGACTTCTCGGCGTGCTCTCCACTTCGTCTTCAAAGTTGGCAACAGAACTAAAACGGCTCAATTTTATCAGAAAATTCTTGGAATGAAG TTTCTGAGGCATGAAGAGTTTGAAGAAGGGTGTAAAGCATCTTGTAATGG ACCATATGATGGCAGGTGGAGCAAATCGATGGTTGGTTTTGGACCTGAAGAAAACCATTTTGTGGTGGAGCTGACCTATAACTATGGAATTGGTTCTTACAAACTGGGAAATGATTTCTTG ggTATCACCATTCTAGGTAAAGCAATACTGGACCGAGCTAAAGCTCAGAATTACCCAGTAACTGAAGAGAATGGAAAGACCGTGCTGCAGTCACCAGATGGCTACAAATTCCACATTGAGAATAAAGATCCAGACAAGGATGCAG ATCCAGTTGTAAAAGTAGCATTGGCATCATCAAATCTGGAAAAGTCAATTG ATTACTGGACTCGGTTATTGGGGATGAAGGTGTACTCGAAAACAGACAAAACTGCTTTGTTGGGATATGCCGATGATcag TGCAAGTTAGAATTGCATGATATTGGAGGGCCTGTTGATCATGGAACTGCCTTTGGAAGAATTGCCTTCTCGTGTCCACGCAGTCAG CTGGCTGGTATAGAGGCCTCCGTGAAAGCAGAGAAGCAGAAAATAATAATGCCTTTAGTCAGTCTAGACACTCCAGGCAAAGCGACCGTTGAAGTGGTCATTCTTGCTGACCCC GATGGTCATGAAATCTGTTTTGTTGGAGATGAAGCATTTCGTGAGTTGTCTAAAGTTGATCCTAAAGCAGAACAGCTTCTCAGCGAG GCTGTTGACAAAGATCAAAGTGATGAATGGTTTGCTAAGAAGGGACTACAGAAAGGATCGGCCTGA
- the LOC121368283 gene encoding mitochondrial fission process protein 1-like, which translates to MNVENENTCTYRREKDIFKDTIIRYLGYANEVGEAFRSLIHVRFVHLSYVVASSYVVADSVHKGYKAAQNTHVPRERRWREVATASGDTLIWQGLASVAIPGFTINRICAFCSHVLRKTTQLPSPVRKWTTTAVGLSCIPFIIKPIDRSVDIIMDKTIRTWYQKT; encoded by the exons ATGAACGTTGAAAATGAGAATACGTGTACATATAGGCGAGAGAAAGATATTTTTAAGGACACTATAATACGATATTTAG GTTATGCCAATGAAGTTGGAGAAGCATTCCGGTCTCTGATTCACGTCCGCTTTGTTCATCTGAGCTATGTTGTGGCCAGTAGCTACGTTGTGGCAGATTCAGTACACAAGGGCTATAAAGCAGCACAG AATACCCACGTACCAAGAGAAAGAAGATGGAGGGAGGTGGCAACAGCTTCTGGTGATACTTTGATCTGGCAAGGACTGGCATCGGTTGCAATTCCGGGATTTACCATCAATCGAATCTGTGCATTTTGTAGCCATGTGCTTAGAAAAACCACACAGTTACCATCACCAGTTAGGAAGTGGACAACAACAGCAGTAGGACTTTCCTGTATTCCATTTATTATCAAGCCAATTGACCGATCTGTGGACATTATCATGGACAAAACCATTAGGACATGGTATCAAAAAACCTGA